From one Streptomyces sp. ICC1 genomic stretch:
- a CDS encoding response regulator transcription factor → MTEDNASTGGNAGTGGNAGTGPVTRRVRVVLVDDHRMFRTGVQAEIGETDRTGVEVVGEAADVDQAVTVITATRPEVVLLDVHLPGGGGVEVLRRCAPLMGAVEDPVRFLALSVSDAAEDVIGVIRGGARGYVTKTITGTDLVDSVFRVQDGDAVFSPRLAGFVLDAFASTDAPPVDEDLDRLTQREREVLRLIARGYAYKEIAKQLFISVKTVESHVSAVLRKLQLSNRHELTRWATARRLV, encoded by the coding sequence ATGACCGAGGACAACGCGAGCACCGGCGGCAACGCGGGCACCGGCGGCAACGCGGGCACCGGCCCGGTGACCAGGAGGGTCCGGGTGGTGCTCGTCGACGACCACCGGATGTTCCGCACGGGAGTCCAGGCCGAGATCGGCGAGACCGACCGGACGGGCGTCGAGGTCGTCGGCGAAGCCGCCGACGTGGACCAGGCCGTCACCGTCATCACCGCCACCCGGCCCGAGGTGGTGCTCCTCGACGTGCACCTGCCCGGCGGCGGCGGTGTCGAGGTGCTGCGCCGCTGCGCCCCGCTGATGGGGGCCGTCGAGGACCCGGTGCGCTTCCTGGCCCTGTCGGTGTCGGACGCCGCCGAGGACGTCATCGGGGTCATCCGCGGTGGCGCCCGCGGCTACGTCACCAAGACGATCACCGGCACCGACCTGGTCGACTCGGTCTTCCGGGTCCAGGACGGGGACGCGGTGTTCTCGCCGCGGCTGGCGGGCTTCGTGCTCGACGCCTTCGCCTCCACGGACGCCCCGCCGGTCGACGAGGACCTGGACCGCCTCACCCAGCGCGAGCGCGAGGTGCTGCGGCTCATCGCGCGCGGGTACGCGTACAAGGAGATCGCCAAGCAGCTCTTCATCTCGGTGAAGACCGTGGAGTCGCACGTCTCGGCCGTCCTGAGGAAGCTGCAGCTCTCGAACCGACACGAGCTCACCCGCTGGGCGACGGCCCGCCGGCTGGTCTGA
- a CDS encoding ATP-binding protein, translating into MPVATAPRPPYAPESDETPQRKLYRSADGRMLGGVARGLAGHLGVPVVWVRLVFLGLFMWGDGLGILLYAAFWVFVPLGVGGRSGHRSYFDTLPDGTRRLRKPERGQITALIALCVGAGIFISKVQVGGTSGRYVWPTLLVGAGVVLVWRQADNARRAHWNAAAGRHARLLQIARALAGVALVGVGLTVFLVVRGSAAQLGNVLTATLAVLVGVALLAGPWLIRMTQDLSEERLMRIRAQERAEVAAHVHDSVLHTLTLIQRNAADAGEVRRLARAQERELRNWLYKPEGTGKDEAEEPSTLAEAVKRTAAEVEDHHGVQIEVVVVGDCPLDEKLSAQMQAAREAMVNAAKYGGDGGPVQVYAEVEGQTVFVSVRDRGPGFDMDAVPDDRMGVRESIIGRMQRNGGTARLRSAPDGGTEVELEMERAAKAA; encoded by the coding sequence ATGCCCGTAGCAACCGCCCCCCGTCCGCCGTACGCACCGGAATCCGACGAGACGCCGCAGCGCAAGCTCTACCGCAGCGCCGACGGCCGGATGCTCGGCGGTGTCGCGCGCGGCCTCGCCGGACACCTCGGGGTGCCCGTCGTCTGGGTCCGGCTCGTCTTCCTCGGCCTGTTCATGTGGGGCGACGGCCTCGGCATACTGCTCTACGCCGCGTTCTGGGTCTTCGTACCGCTCGGTGTCGGCGGCCGCAGCGGCCACCGCTCCTACTTCGACACCCTCCCCGACGGCACGCGCCGGCTGCGCAAGCCCGAGCGGGGCCAGATCACCGCGCTGATCGCCCTGTGCGTCGGCGCCGGCATCTTCATCTCCAAGGTCCAGGTGGGCGGCACCTCCGGGCGCTACGTGTGGCCGACGCTGCTCGTCGGGGCCGGTGTGGTCCTCGTCTGGCGCCAGGCCGACAACGCGCGGCGCGCCCACTGGAACGCCGCCGCCGGCCGGCACGCGCGGCTGCTGCAGATCGCCCGCGCCCTCGCGGGCGTCGCCCTGGTCGGGGTCGGCCTGACCGTCTTCCTCGTCGTCCGCGGCTCCGCCGCCCAGCTGGGCAACGTGCTGACCGCCACCCTCGCCGTCCTCGTCGGCGTCGCCCTCCTCGCCGGACCCTGGCTGATCCGGATGACCCAGGACCTCTCCGAGGAGCGCCTGATGCGCATCCGCGCCCAGGAGCGCGCCGAGGTGGCCGCCCACGTCCACGACTCCGTGCTGCACACCCTCACCCTGATCCAGCGCAACGCCGCGGATGCAGGAGAGGTGCGCCGCCTCGCGCGGGCCCAGGAGCGGGAGCTGCGCAACTGGCTGTACAAGCCCGAGGGCACCGGCAAGGACGAGGCCGAGGAGCCGAGCACGCTGGCCGAGGCGGTGAAGCGGACCGCCGCCGAGGTCGAGGACCACCACGGGGTCCAGATCGAGGTGGTCGTCGTCGGCGACTGCCCCCTCGACGAGAAGCTGAGCGCACAGATGCAGGCAGCGCGCGAGGCGATGGTCAACGCCGCCAAGTACGGTGGCGACGGCGGCCCCGTCCAGGTCTATGCGGAGGTGGAGGGCCAGACGGTGTTCGTGTCCGTGCGGGACCGCGGACCGGGCTTCGACATGGACGCGGTGCCGGACGACCGGATGGGCGTACGAGAATCGATCATCGGCCGGATGCAGCGCAACGGCGGGACCGCGCGGCTGCGGTCCGCGCCCGACGGCGGCACGGAAGTCGAGCTGGAGATGGAGAGGGCGGCGAAGGCAGCATGA
- a CDS encoding PspC domain-containing protein gives MTEVDDSPPPPGAGGGVGAAGGPPPAEPPPPRLRRAKRDKVLAGVCGGLGRYFGLDPVIFRIVLGVLAVTGGVGLIFYGFAWLLLPQEGDEDSEAKKLLTGRVEGATLAAVFAALVGCALFLSMLDNGGLAAFSVLAVLALGGGAYWSQHHRGTLAPPPQDKAAGAPAGAEFVWPEATRTGHRTAHSPAPPETQAPPAPGGPSWWRDPLVKDGTTGPSGSTGYLWGPADPAGDDLDDPAAAPAGGRAETVRRGGIGGRVFVLALLSGAAGAASVWEGSTLSHALQVGFACALAVFGLGLAVSSVKGRTGFGTVLLAVVTAGLLAGSAVLPKEIGTDWRDVNWRPASVDAVAPRYEAGTGLATLDLSHLDVPKGATVPVHASIEAGRLRVILPREVTARTEATVKLGDIQMPGDAQEAIRVRRGGETRRETLPPTPGTEAGGTIDLHLNAGVGQVEVSRAAS, from the coding sequence ATGACCGAAGTAGACGATTCCCCTCCGCCGCCGGGCGCGGGGGGCGGTGTGGGCGCCGCGGGCGGCCCGCCGCCCGCCGAGCCTCCTCCCCCGCGCCTGCGCCGCGCCAAGCGGGACAAGGTGCTCGCCGGCGTGTGCGGCGGCCTGGGCCGGTACTTCGGCCTCGACCCGGTGATCTTCCGGATCGTGCTCGGCGTCCTCGCGGTGACGGGCGGGGTCGGTCTGATCTTCTACGGATTCGCGTGGCTGCTGCTGCCCCAGGAGGGCGACGAGGACAGCGAGGCGAAGAAGCTGCTCACGGGGCGGGTCGAAGGCGCGACGCTGGCGGCGGTGTTCGCCGCGCTGGTGGGCTGCGCCCTGTTCCTGTCGATGCTGGACAACGGCGGGCTGGCGGCCTTCTCCGTCCTGGCCGTCCTGGCACTGGGCGGCGGGGCCTACTGGTCGCAGCATCACCGCGGCACCCTCGCGCCGCCCCCGCAGGACAAGGCGGCCGGGGCCCCGGCGGGCGCGGAGTTCGTGTGGCCGGAGGCCACGCGCACCGGGCACCGGACGGCACACAGCCCGGCCCCGCCCGAGACCCAGGCGCCGCCCGCGCCCGGCGGCCCGTCATGGTGGCGGGACCCGCTGGTCAAGGACGGCACGACCGGGCCCTCGGGCTCGACCGGGTACTTGTGGGGTCCGGCCGATCCGGCGGGGGACGACCTCGACGATCCGGCGGCGGCCCCCGCCGGGGGCCGGGCGGAGACGGTGCGGCGCGGCGGCATCGGCGGGCGGGTGTTCGTGCTGGCACTGCTGTCCGGGGCGGCCGGCGCCGCCTCGGTCTGGGAGGGCAGCACCCTCAGCCACGCGCTGCAGGTCGGCTTCGCGTGCGCCCTCGCGGTCTTCGGCCTCGGGCTGGCGGTCAGCTCGGTCAAGGGCCGCACCGGCTTCGGCACCGTGCTGCTCGCGGTGGTCACGGCCGGGCTCCTGGCCGGTTCGGCGGTCCTGCCCAAGGAGATCGGCACCGACTGGCGCGATGTGAACTGGCGGCCGGCCTCGGTGGACGCCGTGGCGCCGCGCTACGAGGCGGGGACCGGGCTCGCCACCTTGGACCTGAGCCATCTGGACGTGCCCAAGGGCGCCACCGTGCCCGTCCACGCCTCCATCGAGGCGGGCCGGCTCCGGGTGATCCTGCCGAGGGAGGTCACCGCGCGAACGGAGGCCACCGTGAAGCTGGGCGACATCCAGATGCCCGGCGACGCCCAGGAGGCGATACGCGTGCGGCGCGGCGGCGAGACCCGCCGCGAGACCCTGCCGCCCACCCCGGGCACCGAGGCGGGCGGGACGATCGATCTGCATCTGAACGCGGGTGTGGGACAGGTGGAGGTTTCCCGTGCGGCGTCATGA
- a CDS encoding DoxX family protein: MGLRALAARHALLPLRIFLGVTFVYAGLDKLTDSAFLSATGDGSIGELMRGVRDTSAVPAMVDLALKAPVGFAVALAIGELLVGLGVLAGLLTRIAAVGGALISLSLWLTVSWAVTPYYYGNDLVYLVAWTPLVLAGAPYLSLDSVIRSRLSRRTA, from the coding sequence GTGGGCCTGCGCGCACTCGCGGCCCGCCACGCGCTCCTGCCCTTGCGGATCTTCCTCGGCGTGACCTTCGTCTACGCCGGCCTGGACAAGCTGACAGACTCCGCGTTCCTCTCCGCCACCGGCGACGGCTCCATCGGCGAGCTGATGCGCGGGGTGCGCGACACCTCGGCGGTACCGGCCATGGTGGACCTGGCGCTCAAGGCGCCCGTGGGCTTCGCCGTCGCCCTGGCGATCGGGGAACTCCTCGTCGGCTTGGGCGTCCTGGCGGGTCTCCTGACCCGGATCGCGGCCGTCGGCGGGGCGCTGATCTCGCTCAGCCTGTGGCTCACCGTCTCCTGGGCGGTGACCCCGTACTACTACGGCAACGATCTGGTGTACCTGGTGGCCTGGACCCCGCTGGTCCTCGCAGGGGCGCCCTACCTCTCGCTGGACTCGGTGATCCGGTCGCGCCTGTCGCGGCGCACGGCATAG
- a CDS encoding class II aldolase/adducin family protein has protein sequence MAEQPVPAPVPVERLGFEMPPVFATAAEERAHRKQRLAGALRLLGRLGYEDGVGGHVSARDPEFEDCYWVNPFGRAFAALGPEDLLLVDGQGRVRQGERRVNQLAFAVHAAVHRARPQVVAVVRTQAPYGRALAALGELIAPVTQEACAFYEDHALLDEYAGGEDAERIAGALGPYKALVLRNQGLLTVGDSVDAAAWWFIAAERAAQVQLIARAAGKAVLISHHSAVATRERFGSDLAAWANCQPLLEAVASTS, from the coding sequence ATGGCCGAGCAGCCCGTTCCCGCACCCGTGCCCGTCGAGCGGCTGGGCTTCGAGATGCCGCCCGTGTTCGCCACCGCCGCGGAGGAGCGCGCGCACCGCAAGCAGCGGCTCGCCGGGGCGTTGCGGCTGCTGGGGCGGCTCGGCTACGAGGACGGGGTGGGCGGCCACGTCAGCGCCCGGGACCCGGAGTTCGAGGACTGCTACTGGGTCAACCCCTTCGGCCGGGCCTTCGCCGCGCTCGGCCCCGAGGACCTGCTGCTGGTCGACGGGCAGGGGCGGGTCCGGCAGGGGGAGCGACGGGTCAACCAGCTGGCCTTCGCCGTGCACGCCGCCGTCCACCGGGCCCGGCCGCAGGTGGTGGCCGTCGTCCGCACGCAGGCCCCGTACGGCCGGGCGCTCGCCGCCCTCGGCGAGCTGATCGCCCCCGTCACCCAAGAGGCCTGCGCCTTCTACGAGGACCACGCGCTGCTCGACGAGTACGCGGGCGGCGAGGACGCCGAGCGGATCGCGGGCGCGCTGGGCCCCTACAAGGCGCTGGTCCTGCGCAACCAGGGGCTGCTGACCGTCGGGGACTCCGTGGACGCCGCGGCCTGGTGGTTCATCGCGGCGGAACGGGCCGCGCAGGTGCAGCTGATCGCCCGGGCGGCGGGCAAGGCGGTGCTCATCAGCCACCACAGCGCGGTCGCCACGCGCGAGCGGTTCGGGTCCGATCTGGCGGCCTGGGCGAACTGCCAGCCCCTGCTGGAAGCGGTGGCGTCAACATCATGA
- the guaA gene encoding glutamine-hydrolyzing GMP synthase, giving the protein MPEAPSAAHDSAPDTVLVVDFGAQYAQLIARRVREARVYSEIVSSSMPVAEMLAKNPKAIILSGGPSSVYDEGAPQLDGAIFEAGVPVFGMCYGFQLMAVTLGGTVDNTGAREYGRTPLAVSKAGSTLFEGTPENQSVWMSHGDACSAAPEGFTVTASTDVVPVAAFENDEKKLYGVQYHPEVMHSTHGQQILEHFLYRGAGLAPTWTTGNIVEEQIAAIREQVGDKRAICGLSGGVDSAVAAALVQKAIGSQLTCVYVDHGLMRKGETEQVEKDFVAATGVQLKVVDAQERFLNALAGVSDPETKRKIIGREFIRVFEQAQLEILQEDGPAVAFLVQGTLYPDVVESGGGTGTANIKSHHNVGGLPDDIEFELVEPLRQLFKDEVRMVGQELGLPAEIVQRQPFPGPGLGIRIVGEVTKERLDLLREADAIARHELTAAGLDREIWQCPVVLLADVRSVGVQGDGRTYGHPIVLRPVSSEDAMTADWTRMPYEVLARISTRITNEVPDVNRVVLDCTSKPPGTIEWE; this is encoded by the coding sequence GTGCCAGAAGCACCCTCCGCCGCCCACGACAGCGCCCCGGACACGGTTCTCGTCGTCGACTTCGGCGCCCAGTACGCCCAGCTCATCGCCCGCCGCGTCCGCGAGGCACGGGTCTACTCCGAGATCGTGTCCAGCTCGATGCCCGTGGCGGAGATGCTCGCCAAGAACCCCAAGGCGATCATCCTCTCCGGCGGCCCGTCCTCCGTCTACGACGAGGGCGCCCCCCAGCTCGACGGCGCGATCTTCGAGGCCGGCGTTCCCGTCTTCGGCATGTGCTACGGCTTCCAGCTGATGGCGGTCACCCTCGGCGGCACGGTCGACAACACCGGCGCCCGCGAGTACGGCCGCACCCCGCTGGCCGTCTCCAAGGCCGGCTCCACCCTCTTCGAGGGCACCCCCGAGAACCAGTCGGTGTGGATGTCCCACGGAGACGCCTGCTCCGCCGCGCCCGAGGGCTTCACCGTCACCGCGTCGACCGACGTCGTCCCGGTCGCCGCCTTCGAGAACGACGAGAAGAAGCTGTACGGCGTGCAGTACCACCCCGAGGTGATGCACTCCACGCACGGCCAGCAGATCCTGGAGCACTTCCTCTACCGCGGCGCGGGCCTCGCCCCCACCTGGACCACCGGCAACATCGTCGAGGAGCAGATCGCGGCCATCCGCGAGCAGGTCGGCGACAAGCGCGCCATCTGCGGCCTCTCCGGCGGCGTGGACTCGGCGGTCGCCGCGGCCCTCGTGCAGAAGGCCATCGGCTCGCAGCTGACCTGCGTCTACGTCGACCACGGCCTGATGCGCAAGGGCGAGACCGAGCAGGTCGAGAAGGACTTCGTCGCGGCCACCGGCGTCCAGCTGAAGGTCGTCGACGCGCAGGAGCGCTTCCTGAACGCGCTGGCCGGCGTCTCCGACCCGGAGACCAAGCGCAAGATCATCGGCCGCGAGTTCATCCGCGTCTTCGAGCAGGCGCAGCTCGAGATCCTCCAGGAGGACGGCCCGGCGGTCGCCTTCCTCGTCCAGGGCACCCTGTACCCGGACGTCGTCGAGTCCGGCGGCGGCACCGGCACCGCGAACATCAAGTCCCACCACAACGTGGGCGGGCTCCCCGACGACATCGAGTTCGAGCTCGTCGAGCCGCTGCGCCAGCTGTTCAAGGACGAGGTCCGGATGGTCGGCCAGGAGCTCGGCCTGCCCGCCGAGATCGTCCAGCGCCAGCCCTTCCCGGGCCCCGGCCTCGGCATCCGCATCGTCGGCGAGGTCACCAAGGAGCGTCTGGACCTGCTCCGCGAGGCCGACGCCATCGCCCGCCACGAGCTGACCGCGGCCGGCCTGGACCGCGAGATCTGGCAGTGCCCGGTCGTCCTGCTCGCGGACGTCCGCAGCGTCGGCGTCCAGGGCGACGGCCGCACCTACGGCCACCCGATCGTGCTGCGCCCCGTCTCCTCCGAGGACGCGATGACCGCGGACTGGACGCGCATGCCGTACGAGGTGCTCGCGCGGATCTCCACCCGCATCACCAACGAGGTCCCGGACGTCAACCGCGTGGTCCTGGACTGCACGAGCAAACCCCCGGGCACCATCGAGTGGGAGTAG
- a CDS encoding chorismate mutase: MTTAAATATASAPATAPELLIADSRERIDALDDRIIGLIQERMAVSAVIQEARIGSGGRRVHLSREMEVLGHWSDALGKPGTSLAMTLLELCRGRV, encoded by the coding sequence ATGACCACCGCCGCTGCCACCGCCACTGCCAGCGCCCCCGCCACCGCCCCCGAGCTGCTGATCGCCGACTCCCGCGAGCGGATCGACGCCCTCGACGACCGGATCATCGGCCTGATCCAGGAACGGATGGCCGTCTCGGCCGTCATCCAGGAGGCCCGCATCGGCTCGGGCGGGCGCCGCGTGCACCTGTCCCGGGAGATGGAGGTCCTGGGTCACTGGAGCGACGCCCTCGGCAAGCCCGGCACCTCGCTCGCCATGACCCTGCTGGAGCTGTGCCGGGGCCGGGTGTGA
- a CDS encoding GMC family oxidoreductase yields the protein MSYDHAYDYDVIVIGSGFGGSVSALRLTEKGYRVGVLEAGRRFTREALPKNSWDLRNYLWAPAVGLYGIQRIHLLGNVMVLAGAGVGGGSLNYANTLYVPPAAFFEDRQWASITDWRDELAPYYDQAKRMLGVRLNPTMTPSDVHLKAAAARMGVEDSFHMAPVGVFFGDGDDAEGQPKVRPGDEVADPYFGGAGPARKACTECGECMTGCRHGAKNTLNENYLHLAERAGAVIHPMTTVTGLSEHPEGGHRVRTVPTDGRRRGKAKVLRARHVVVAAGTYGTQTLLHTMKDLGELPRLSDRLGDLTRTNSEGLVGAQTDDRRYRKRHGSDRRADFTRGVAITSSVHPDADTHIEPVRYGKGSNAMGFMTILQVPYAKHRVRAWFGRTARHPVQLLRSLSNHRWSERTIIGLVMQSLDNSLTTYRKPGGVGKGLLTARQGHGAPNPVQIAEATRAATLLAEEINGFPGSNIGELMGTPLTAHFLGGCPIGASPEEGVVDPYHRLYGHPGISVVDGSAVSANLGVNPSLTITAQAERAMSYWPNNGESDPRPEQGEAYTRLAAVEPARPAVPKEAFGALRLPFLAVPEIPPRAAQSAE from the coding sequence GTGTCGTACGACCACGCATACGACTACGACGTCATCGTCATCGGATCGGGCTTCGGGGGGTCGGTCTCGGCGCTGCGGCTCACCGAGAAGGGGTACCGGGTCGGCGTCCTGGAGGCGGGGCGCCGGTTCACCCGCGAGGCCCTGCCGAAGAACAGCTGGGACCTGCGCAACTACCTGTGGGCCCCGGCCGTCGGGCTGTACGGGATCCAGCGCATCCACCTGCTCGGCAATGTGATGGTCCTCGCCGGCGCGGGGGTGGGCGGCGGCTCGCTCAACTACGCCAACACCCTCTACGTGCCGCCCGCCGCCTTCTTCGAGGACCGGCAGTGGGCCTCCATCACGGACTGGCGGGACGAGCTCGCCCCGTACTACGACCAGGCCAAGCGGATGCTGGGGGTGCGCCTGAACCCGACGATGACCCCCTCCGACGTCCACCTGAAGGCCGCCGCCGCGCGGATGGGCGTCGAGGACTCCTTCCACATGGCCCCGGTCGGGGTCTTCTTCGGCGACGGCGACGACGCCGAGGGCCAGCCGAAGGTCCGGCCCGGGGACGAGGTCGCCGACCCGTACTTCGGCGGCGCCGGCCCCGCCCGCAAGGCCTGCACCGAGTGCGGGGAGTGCATGACCGGCTGCCGGCACGGCGCGAAGAACACCCTGAACGAGAACTACCTGCACCTCGCCGAGCGGGCCGGCGCCGTCATCCACCCCATGACCACGGTCACCGGCCTCTCCGAGCACCCCGAGGGCGGCCACCGCGTCCGCACGGTCCCCACCGACGGCCGCCGCCGCGGCAAGGCCAAGGTGCTGCGCGCCCGCCACGTGGTCGTCGCGGCCGGCACGTACGGCACCCAGACCCTGCTGCACACGATGAAGGACCTCGGCGAGCTGCCCCGCCTGTCGGACCGGCTCGGCGATCTGACCCGGACCAACTCCGAAGGCCTCGTAGGCGCTCAGACCGATGACCGCCGCTACCGCAAGCGGCACGGAAGCGACCGGCGGGCCGACTTCACCCGGGGCGTGGCCATCACCTCCTCCGTGCACCCCGACGCCGACACGCACATCGAGCCGGTGCGCTACGGCAAGGGGTCGAACGCGATGGGGTTCATGACGATCCTCCAGGTGCCGTACGCGAAGCACCGGGTCCGGGCCTGGTTCGGGCGGACCGCCCGGCACCCGGTGCAGCTGCTGCGCTCGCTGTCCAACCACCGCTGGTCGGAGCGCACCATCATCGGCCTGGTCATGCAGTCCCTCGACAACTCCCTGACCACCTACCGCAAGCCGGGCGGGGTGGGGAAGGGCCTGCTCACGGCCCGCCAGGGCCACGGCGCGCCCAACCCGGTGCAGATCGCCGAGGCCACGCGGGCGGCGACCCTGCTGGCGGAGGAGATCAACGGCTTCCCGGGCAGCAACATCGGCGAGCTGATGGGGACCCCGCTGACGGCCCACTTCCTCGGCGGCTGCCCGATCGGGGCCTCCCCCGAGGAGGGCGTGGTCGACCCGTACCACCGGCTCTACGGGCACCCGGGCATCTCGGTGGTGGACGGCTCGGCCGTCTCCGCGAACCTCGGGGTCAACCCGTCGCTGACGATCACGGCGCAGGCCGAGCGGGCGATGTCGTACTGGCCGAACAACGGCGAGAGCGACCCGCGCCCGGAGCAGGGAGAGGCCTACACCCGCCTGGCCGCGGTGGAGCCGGCCCGGCCGGCCGTCCCCAAGGAGGCCTTCGGGGCGCTGCGGCTGCCGTTCCTCGCGGTACCGGAGATTCCGCCGCGCGCGGCGCAGTCCGCCGAATGA
- a CDS encoding succinic semialdehyde dehydrogenase — MTDTQAPAPLRSAPQPTNPVAPAPAGARSGADVVTPELVARLTRGVSGSGRTANHSPFTGDKLADLPEATPQDVAEAFAAARAAQPAWAAVPVRARAAVLLRFHDLVLSRQAEVLDLIQLETGKARLHAHEEVQAVSIAARHYGRKAPSYLRAKGHTGAMPTLTKVTELRQPRGVVGQIAPWNYPLELSIGDALPAFVAGNAVVMKPDTETALTALWARDLMIEAGLPAEVFQIVLGEGPVVGPEVVRHADYVSFTGSTRTGREVAQGAAARLIGASLELGGKNAMLVLRDADVEKAAAGAVRACFSSAGQLCISIERLYVHASIADEFVSRFVARTKAMRLGSSLAYGADMGSLAGERQLEAVQRHVDDAVAKGATLVTGGVTRPDIGPLFYEPTILDGVEAAMAVCGEETFGPVVSIYRFTDEDEVIEEANGTSYGLNSSVWTKDARRGHAVSARLRTGTVNINEGYAPAYGSAQAPMGGMKESGLGRRHGSEGILKYTEAQTVAQQRLLPMAPSLGMDDEKYAAFMTRSLKVMKAFRLR; from the coding sequence ATGACGGACACGCAGGCCCCGGCCCCCCTCCGCAGCGCCCCGCAGCCCACCAACCCGGTCGCCCCGGCCCCGGCAGGCGCCCGGAGCGGCGCCGACGTGGTGACCCCCGAACTGGTCGCCCGGCTGACCCGCGGCGTGTCCGGCTCCGGCCGCACCGCCAACCACAGCCCCTTCACCGGGGACAAGCTCGCGGACCTCCCCGAGGCCACCCCGCAGGACGTGGCCGAGGCCTTCGCCGCGGCCCGCGCCGCGCAGCCCGCCTGGGCCGCCGTGCCCGTCCGCGCGCGGGCGGCCGTACTGCTGCGCTTCCACGACCTGGTCCTCTCCCGGCAGGCCGAGGTGCTCGACCTGATCCAGCTGGAGACCGGCAAGGCCCGCCTGCACGCCCACGAAGAGGTCCAGGCCGTCTCGATCGCCGCCCGCCACTACGGCCGCAAGGCGCCCTCGTACCTGCGGGCCAAGGGGCACACGGGCGCCATGCCCACGCTCACCAAGGTCACCGAGCTGCGCCAGCCGCGCGGGGTCGTCGGCCAGATCGCCCCCTGGAACTACCCCCTCGAACTGTCCATCGGCGACGCCCTGCCCGCCTTCGTCGCCGGCAACGCCGTCGTGATGAAGCCCGACACCGAGACCGCGCTCACCGCCCTGTGGGCCCGCGACCTGATGATCGAGGCGGGTCTGCCGGCCGAGGTCTTCCAGATCGTCCTCGGCGAGGGCCCGGTCGTCGGCCCCGAGGTGGTCCGGCACGCCGACTACGTCTCCTTCACCGGCTCCACCCGCACCGGCCGCGAGGTCGCCCAGGGCGCGGCCGCCCGCCTGATCGGGGCCTCCCTCGAACTCGGCGGCAAGAACGCCATGCTCGTGCTGCGCGACGCCGACGTGGAGAAGGCCGCCGCCGGCGCCGTCCGCGCCTGCTTCTCCTCCGCGGGCCAGCTGTGCATCTCCATAGAGCGGCTGTACGTGCACGCCTCGATCGCGGACGAGTTCGTCTCCCGGTTCGTCGCCCGCACCAAGGCCATGCGCCTGGGCTCCTCCCTCGCCTACGGCGCCGACATGGGCTCCCTGGCCGGCGAGCGCCAGCTGGAGGCCGTGCAGCGGCACGTCGACGACGCCGTCGCCAAGGGCGCCACCCTCGTCACCGGCGGCGTGACCCGCCCCGACATCGGCCCGCTCTTCTACGAGCCGACCATCCTCGACGGGGTCGAGGCCGCGATGGCGGTGTGCGGGGAGGAGACCTTCGGACCGGTCGTCTCCATCTACCGCTTCACCGACGAGGACGAGGTCATCGAGGAGGCCAACGGGACCTCCTACGGCCTGAACTCCAGCGTGTGGACCAAGGACGCCCGCCGCGGCCACGCCGTCTCGGCCCGCCTGCGCACCGGCACCGTCAACATCAACGAGGGCTACGCGCCCGCCTACGGCAGCGCCCAGGCGCCCATGGGCGGCATGAAGGAGTCCGGGCTGGGCCGCCGGCACGGGTCCGAGGGCATCCTCAAGTACACCGAGGCCCAGACCGTCGCCCAGCAGCGGCTGCTGCCGATGGCGCCGTCGCTCGGCATGGACGACGAGAAGTACGCGGCGTTCATGACCCGCAGCCTCAAGGTCATGAAGGCCTTCCGACTCCGCTAA